In one Streptomyces sp. NBC_01241 genomic region, the following are encoded:
- a CDS encoding ferritin-like domain-containing protein: MSAGTQKATQAALAAEHAAVYGYGVVGARVADGRRAEATAAYHAHRARRDTLVRTVRDLGGEPVAAQAAYALPFAVPDPTAAVRLAALLEDRVAGVYSDLVRAADGPLRRQAADALREAAVRAVRWRGSGVPFPGLAELTTGGTGATDGAAAKHGPGATH; the protein is encoded by the coding sequence ATGAGCGCCGGGACACAGAAGGCGACGCAGGCTGCCCTGGCCGCCGAGCACGCGGCGGTGTACGGGTACGGGGTGGTCGGCGCCCGGGTCGCCGACGGCCGCCGGGCCGAGGCCACGGCGGCTTATCACGCTCATCGGGCCCGGCGCGACACGCTGGTGCGGACCGTGCGCGACCTGGGCGGTGAGCCGGTGGCGGCACAGGCGGCGTACGCTCTGCCGTTCGCGGTGCCGGACCCGACCGCGGCGGTGCGGCTGGCCGCCCTGCTGGAGGACCGGGTCGCGGGCGTCTACTCGGATCTCGTACGGGCCGCCGACGGGCCGCTCAGGCGTCAGGCGGCGGACGCGCTGCGGGAGGCCGCGGTGCGCGCGGTCCGCTGGCGCGGCAGCGGCGTACCCTTTCCCGGGCTCGCCGAGCTGACCACCGGCGGGACCGGCGCGACGGACGGGGCCGCCGCGAAGCACGGGCCCGGCGCCACGCACTGA
- a CDS encoding aminoglycoside phosphotransferase family protein — translation MGFEPPQRLVRALGESYGDDAADWLARIPVLTEEALSSTGQEVTVDRVATPGGRSSLVLLVTCSDGTPAALKLAPSGAAPELERAALAHWNGWGAVRLLASGPGALLLERLHPEMSLRSLPEAKALLEAAGTVRRLWVEPPAGHGFETVAERTGRCTEPMRARAAAEPSLAPLVSAALAAREELVAHSPESLLLHGNFRQSKVLAGERVPWLTVGPEPLIGERAYDLARLVRDRVEDLIASPGGPATARRRIKKLADSLDVDRERLHGWTLFRAVESGTRALAVGRRQEGELTLEFAGWL, via the coding sequence ATGGGTTTCGAACCGCCGCAGCGTCTGGTGCGAGCGCTCGGCGAGTCGTACGGGGACGACGCCGCCGACTGGCTCGCACGGATTCCCGTACTGACCGAGGAAGCGCTGTCCTCGACCGGTCAGGAGGTGACCGTGGACCGGGTCGCCACCCCCGGCGGCCGCAGCAGTCTGGTCCTGCTGGTGACGTGCTCCGACGGCACCCCGGCCGCCCTGAAGCTCGCTCCGTCCGGGGCCGCGCCCGAGCTGGAACGGGCGGCGCTCGCCCACTGGAACGGCTGGGGCGCGGTCCGGCTCCTCGCCTCCGGCCCCGGCGCCCTGCTGCTGGAGCGGTTGCACCCCGAGATGTCGCTGCGTTCGCTGCCGGAGGCGAAGGCGCTGCTGGAGGCGGCGGGGACGGTGCGCCGGCTGTGGGTCGAGCCGCCGGCCGGTCATGGATTCGAGACGGTCGCGGAACGGACGGGACGGTGTACTGAGCCGATGCGCGCCCGCGCCGCGGCCGAACCGAGCCTGGCCCCGCTGGTCTCCGCGGCGCTCGCGGCGCGCGAGGAGTTGGTCGCCCACTCCCCCGAATCCCTGCTGCTGCACGGCAACTTCCGCCAGAGCAAGGTGCTCGCGGGTGAGCGGGTGCCCTGGCTGACGGTCGGGCCGGAGCCGCTGATCGGCGAGCGGGCCTACGATCTGGCGCGCCTGGTGCGCGACCGCGTGGAGGATCTGATCGCCTCCCCGGGTGGTCCGGCGACGGCCCGTCGCCGGATCAAGAAGCTCGCCGATTCGCTGGACGTGGACCGGGAACGGCTGCACGGCTGGACGCTTTTCCGCGCGGTGGAGTCGGGCACCCGGGCGCTGGCGGTGGGCCGTCGCCAGGAGGGTGAGCTGACGCTGGAGTTCGCCGGCTGGCTGTAG